In Puntigrus tetrazona isolate hp1 chromosome 18, ASM1883169v1, whole genome shotgun sequence, one genomic interval encodes:
- the LOC122323149 gene encoding LOW QUALITY PROTEIN: galactose-specific cell agglutination protein gsf2-like (The sequence of the model RefSeq protein was modified relative to this genomic sequence to represent the inferred CDS: inserted 1 base in 1 codon): MQKTSALINMSLTSLLLAELLLVTTVTASHFYGGSMTFNPRRNNDGSYKVELRFKTTYHSCYGYDYWSCISGDCGNDVSSVIGQVDSSPNGDNWCQSEGVITKIVSTNSPFQLLKSGCCWIYNTVTNSGDWSLLTYIDLGVRSDTSEPNRSPITTTLPFVRVPQNCPRRYNLLAFDPDGDHVTCRFGLRQNMECGICNQPAGFTLDEHNCTLSYSHTLVLGSYSFELVLEDFPTQKITLSYTNQPLKEISPRIAIRSRRSVTSIVSQITMTSPTTTTTSWTTTTTTSPTTTTTSPTTTTTTSPTTTTTTSPTTTTTTSPTTTTTSRTTTTTTSPTTTTTTSRTTTTTTSPTTTTTSPTTTTTTPTTTTTTSPTTTTTSPTSTTTTSPTTTTTTSPTTTTTTSPTTTTTSRTTTTTTSPTTTTTTSRTTTTTTSPTTTTTSPTTTTTTPTTTTTTSPTTTTTSPTSTTTTSPTTTTTTSPTTTTTTSPTTTTTTSPTTTTTSPTTTTITSQTTTISTSPTTTTSTTTTTTSPTTTTTSPTTTTTSPTTITTTPTTTTTSTTTTTTTPTTTTTSPTTTTSPTTTTTSPTTTTTTPTSTTTSPTTTTSPTTTTTSPTTTTSSPTTTTTSPTTTTSPTTTTTSPTTTTTSPTTTTTSPTTTTTTPTTTTSTTTTTTTPTTTTTSLTTTTLTTATTTPTTTTTSTTTTTSTPTTTTTSTTTTTTPTTTTTSTTTTSTTPTTTITSPTTTTASAATTSPLSTIPLQFSLKVDGPAPSCTEGEYLPRFLHPTPHHGEQLQARVNQELEIRVKAVASFSRIVDVIISGPLNSTKYKTTTEEYVINWTPTAENYGQHFPFCFIAEGQYGLDIYHSEMRCVVAKVDAKGPETSVTCTENSMSVTIKRSSIKNLSGDHLRLINPSCLVYTNTTHLFTNTLLNDCGTQIEENNNELIFKNKIITFDDPRDIITRRDNLEIEILCKYQKRSNVTLEFDTHRPPIIISEKGFGTFNYQFEFYASADFQNSRGPESYPLEYDVGDKIFMKIEPVTSVLNTEIFLETCVATPYDNPNYPISYPIIQNGCIVDETVQFSPATNHXVQFEMEAFKFIGFHDQVFISCSIIICQVNNPNTRCSQGCINSTVSPPAHLHRKREAPIQTGSHFISQGPLRLKRSASQVTASPGLNLNLVVVAVGLLATVAMVCGVIVYRARAQRIRYQPVPSHDF, translated from the exons ATGCAGAAGACATCAGCACTGATCAACATGTCTCTCACCTCTCTGCTCCTGGCCGAGCTTCTGCTGGTCACCACGGTAACAGCTTCACACTTCTATGGGGGCTCAATGACCTTCAACCCAAGAAGGAATAACGATGGATCTTACAAG GTTGAGCTTCGCTTCAAGACAACCTACCATTCCTGTTATGGATATGATTACTGGTCGTGCATCTCTGGAGACTGTGGAAATGATGTCAGTTCTGTGATTGGTCAAGTAGATTCAAGTCCAAATGGTGACAATTGGTGTCAGTCTGAGGGAGTGATAACAAAGATAGTTTCCACCAACAGCCCATTCCAGCTCct CAAAAGTGGttgctgctggatctacaacaCTGTCACAAATTCTGGAGACTGGAGTCTTCTCACTTACATTGACCTTGGTGTGAGATCAGACACCTCAGAGCCCAACCGATCACCAATAACAACCACCCTACCATTTGTCAG AGTTCCTCAAAACTGTCCCAGGAGGTACAATCTTTTAGCCTTTGATCCTGATGGTGACCATGTCACATGCAGATTTGGACTCAGACAAAACATGGAGTGTGGAATCTGCAACCAACCTGCTGGTTTTACATTGGATGAG CATAACTGCACTCTGTCATATTCACACACATTGGTCCTTGGAAGTTATTCATTCGAGCTGGTGCTGGAAGACTTCCCCACTCAAAAGATTACTCTGTCCTACACCAATCaacctttaaaagaaatatcTCCACGCATTGCCATCAGAAGCCGACGTTCTGTAACATCTATAGTATCTCAAATAACCATGACATCACCCACAACAACCACTACATCATGGACGACAACAACCACTACatcaccaacaacaacaactacatCTCCGacaacaacaactacaacaTCACCGACAACAACAACCACTACATCACCGACAACAACAACCACTACatcaccaacaacaacaactacatCACGGACAACAACAACTACTACATCACCGACAACAACAACCACTACATCACGGACAACAACAACCACTACatcaccaacaacaacaacaacatcaccCACAACAACCACTACAACACCTACAACAACCACTACTACATCACCGACAACAACTACTACATCACCAACATCAACAACTACTACATCACCGACAACAACAACCACTACATCACCGACAACAACAACCACTACatcaccaacaacaacaactacatCACGGACAACAACAACTACTACATCACCGACAACAACAACCACTACATCACGGACAACAACAACCACTACatcaccaacaacaacaacaacatcaccCACAACAACCACTACAACACCTACAACAACCACTACTACATCACCGACAACAACTACTACATCACCAACATCAACAACTACTACATCACCGACAACAACAACTACTACATCACCGACAACAACAACCACTACATCACCGACAACAACAACCACTACATCGCCGACAACAACTACTACATCACCGACAACAACAACTATTACATCACAGACAACAACAATCTCTACCTCACCGACAACAACTACATCAACGACAACAACCACTACATCACCAACAACAACCACAACTTCACCAACAACAACCACTACATCACCAACAACAATCACAACAACACCTACAACAACCActacatcaacaacaacaaccacaacaacacCTACAACAACCACTACATCACCAACAACTACAACATCACCAACAACAACCACTACATCACCGacaacaaccacaacaacacCTACATCAACCACTACATCACCAACAACTACAACATCACCAACAACAACCACTACATCACCAACAACAACCACATCATCACCAACAACAACCACTACATCACCAACAACTACAACATCACCAACAACAACCACTACATCACCAACAACAACCACAACTTCACCGACAACAACCACTACATCACcaacaacaaccacaacaacTCCTACAACAACCACATCAACGacaacaaccacaacaacacCTACAACAACCACTACatcattaacaacaacaacacttaCAACAGCCACTACAACACCTACAACAACCActacatcaacaacaacaaccacatCAACACCTACAACAACCACTACATcaacaacaaccacaacaacacCTACAACAACCActacatcaacaacaacaacctcaACAACTCCAACAACAACCATTACATCGCCTACAACAACCACTGCATCAGCTGCAACAACTTCACCACTGAGCACAATACCTCTTCAGTTCTCTCTGAAAG TTGATGGTCCGGCACCATCATGCACTGAGGGTGAATATCTACCACGGTTTCTTCACCCAACTCCTCATCATGGAGAACAACTTCAGGCTCGTGTAAATCAAGAGCTTGAGATCAGAGTGAAAGCTGTTGCATCTTTTTCTAG aaTCGTTGATGTCATCATTAGTGGACCTCTGAACAGCACAAAGTACAAAACCACCACTGAGGAATATGTGATTAACTGGACACCAACTGCAGAAAACTACGGCCAACATTTTCCATTTTGCTTTATCGCAGAAGGACAATATGG ACTTGACATTTACCACTCTGAGATGAGGTGTGTTGTTGCAAAGGTTGATGCTAAAG GACCTGAGACGAGTGTAACCTGTACTGAAAACTCAATGTCGGTGACAATTAAGAGATCCTCCATCAAAAACCTCAGCGGTGACCACTTGAGACTGATAAATCCATCTTGTCTGGTTTACACCAACACTACCCACCTGTTCACCAACACACTTCTAAACGACTGTGGCACTCAGATTGAG GAGAACAATAATGAACTCATCTTCAAGAATAAAATCATTACATTCGATGATCCCAGAGACATTATAACCAGGAGGGATAACCTAGAAATTGAAATCCTGTGCAAATACCAGAAAAGGAGCAACGTTACGCTGGAGTTCGATACTCACAGACCGCCAATCATCATCTCAGAAAAAGGTTTTGGAACATTCAACTATCAGTTTGAGTTTTATGCTTCTGCAGATTTCCAGAACAGCAGGGGTCCAGAATCTTACCCGCTTGAGTATGATGTGGGCGATAAGATCTTCATGAAGATCGAGCCCGTCACTTCAGTCCTAAACACTGAGATCTTCCTCGAGACGTGTGTGGCTACACCTTACGATAATCCCAACTACCCCATCTCCTACCCCATCATCCAGAACGG atgcatTGTGGATGAAACAGTTCAGTTTTCTCCAGCCACCAACC ATGTCCAGTTTGAAATGGAGGCCTTCAAATTCATTGGGTTCCATGACCAG GTGTTCATCAGCTGCTCAATCATCATCTGTCAGGTCAACAATCCCAACACCCGCTGCTCTCAGGGCTGCATCAACAGCACAGTCTCTCCACCGGCCCACCTCCATCGCAAAAGAGAGGCTCCCATCCAGACCGGCAGTCACTTCATCTCCCAGGGGCCCCTGCGGCTGAAGAGGAGCGCATCAC AGGTCACCGCAAGCCCGGGTCTGAATCTGAACCTTGTTGTCGTCGCTGTTGGTCTTTTGGCAACAGTAGCCATGGTGTGTGGAGTGATCGTCTACAGAGCCCGAGCGCAAAGAATCAGATACCAACCTGTGCCATCGCACGACTTTTAG